One Halobacterium sp. DL1 DNA window includes the following coding sequences:
- a CDS encoding NUDIX hydrolase: MHSAVASLIAESDSTHAVREFDVAPEDLDPTADGWTAAGAVVWNPRGEAAFVETEWSDGWVLPGGGVEAGESFAEAAAREVREETGLDADIRRPVRVEEQVFRAGEESVRGWFVAFAARTDQTEFGDDLGEHDDEIAATAWFSEPPADTEQFVDAEALLRDCRLD, encoded by the coding sequence ATGCACAGTGCCGTCGCTTCCCTCATCGCCGAGTCAGACTCGACCCACGCGGTCCGCGAGTTCGACGTGGCGCCCGAGGACCTCGACCCGACCGCCGATGGCTGGACGGCGGCGGGCGCGGTCGTCTGGAACCCGCGCGGGGAGGCGGCGTTCGTGGAGACCGAGTGGAGCGATGGCTGGGTGCTGCCCGGTGGAGGCGTGGAGGCCGGCGAGTCGTTCGCGGAGGCCGCAGCGCGGGAAGTCCGTGAGGAGACCGGTCTCGATGCGGACATCCGCCGGCCGGTACGCGTCGAGGAGCAGGTGTTCCGCGCTGGCGAGGAAAGCGTGCGGGGCTGGTTCGTGGCGTTCGCGGCGCGCACCGACCAGACCGAGTTCGGCGACGACCTCGGCGAGCACGACGACGAGATAGCGGCCACCGCGTGGTTCAGCGAGCCACCCGCGGACACCGAGCAGTTCGTGGACGCCGAGGCGTTGCTCCGGGACTGCCGACTCGACTGA
- a CDS encoding membrane protein has protein sequence MGESETGLDENVAGALSYLLGALTGILFVAIERDNEFVRFHAAQSIVVFGGLLLVSVGVSVLSTVLTTGALGGGAGALVFGLLSLFLSLLWFGVFLAGFVLWLYLMVRAYSGETPRVPVAAGIADRLV, from the coding sequence CTGGGAGAATCCGAAACCGGCCTCGACGAGAACGTCGCCGGCGCGCTCTCCTACCTCCTCGGCGCACTCACCGGGATACTCTTCGTCGCGATAGAGCGCGACAACGAGTTCGTCCGGTTCCACGCCGCCCAGAGCATCGTCGTGTTCGGAGGTCTCCTCCTGGTCAGTGTCGGTGTGAGCGTCCTCAGTACGGTTCTCACGACTGGAGCCCTCGGTGGCGGTGCGGGGGCCCTCGTCTTCGGCCTGCTCTCGCTGTTCCTCTCCCTGTTGTGGTTCGGCGTCTTCCTCGCAGGGTTCGTCCTCTGGCTCTACCTCATGGTCCGCGCGTACAGTGGGGAGACGCCACGAGTCCCTGTCGCCGCGGGCATCGCGGACCGCCTCGTCTGA
- a CDS encoding IcfA, whose amino-acid sequence MNPTVVEMLERNAEHAASFHDRFDGVQDAQHPEAVTVSCSDSRVLQDHVWGNDEPGHLFTCSNIGNRVVQRTDDGTVVSGDVLYPLEHTGTDTAVVVGHTGCGAVTATYDHLTDGLSEPPGIEHCIELLAPHLEDGVELLPPDLDREEAINHLVEYNVDRQVDALLDSDDVPEATDIVGVVYDFHDAYGGRRGEVHVVNVDGETDVEKLQDAHSDVESRVARRWEY is encoded by the coding sequence ATGAATCCGACTGTCGTCGAGATGCTGGAACGCAACGCCGAACACGCGGCCTCCTTCCACGACCGGTTCGACGGCGTCCAGGACGCACAGCACCCGGAAGCGGTCACTGTCTCCTGCTCGGACTCCCGGGTCCTCCAGGACCACGTCTGGGGGAACGACGAACCCGGCCACCTCTTCACGTGCAGCAACATCGGGAACCGCGTCGTCCAGCGGACGGACGACGGGACCGTCGTCTCTGGGGACGTGCTCTACCCGCTCGAACACACGGGGACGGACACCGCCGTCGTCGTCGGCCACACTGGCTGTGGCGCAGTCACGGCGACGTACGACCACCTGACCGACGGGCTCTCGGAGCCGCCGGGCATCGAGCACTGCATCGAACTGCTGGCGCCTCACCTCGAGGACGGCGTCGAACTGCTCCCGCCGGACCTGGACCGCGAGGAAGCCATCAACCACTTGGTGGAGTACAACGTCGACCGGCAGGTCGACGCGCTACTGGACAGCGACGACGTCCCGGAAGCCACCGACATCGTCGGCGTCGTCTACGACTTCCACGACGCCTACGGCGGGCGGCGCGGCGAGGTCCACGTCGTCAACGTGGACGGTGAGACCGACGTGGAGAAGCTGCAAGACGCGCACTCAGACGTCGAGTCGCGGGTTGCGAGGCGCTGGGAGTACTGA
- a CDS encoding geranylgeranylglyceryl phosphate synthase, translated as MSIDWSDITHVTKVDPAEDLPTNLDILDHTDLVIVGGSDGVTEANSLDAIERIRRALPDLPVFQEPYSSGHVSSETIDAVDYLSIPAVYNGDRDNFVAKHVEFFTEIAAKPQETLGAGLPVVGEVIASKGRDAVAQLSEKILPEGYIVQNLDSKAATESGVDEAYTTDQVAGAALATESFYDFPIFYVEYSGTYGGPEDVEAAANYLDDTVLFYGGGIETHEQTEEILDAGADAVVVGDCFHDDPEQFLETLP; from the coding sequence ATGTCCATCGACTGGAGCGACATCACGCACGTCACGAAGGTGGACCCAGCGGAGGACCTGCCGACGAACCTCGACATCCTGGACCACACCGACCTCGTCATTGTCGGCGGCTCCGACGGCGTCACGGAGGCCAACTCCCTCGACGCCATCGAGCGGATTCGCCGAGCGCTCCCCGACCTGCCGGTGTTTCAGGAACCGTACAGTTCGGGCCACGTCTCCTCGGAGACCATCGACGCCGTGGACTACCTCTCGATTCCGGCGGTGTACAACGGCGACCGCGACAACTTCGTCGCCAAGCACGTCGAGTTCTTCACCGAGATCGCGGCGAAACCCCAGGAGACCCTCGGCGCCGGCCTCCCGGTCGTCGGCGAGGTCATCGCGTCGAAGGGCCGGGACGCCGTCGCACAGCTCTCCGAGAAGATTCTGCCCGAGGGCTACATCGTGCAGAATCTCGACTCGAAGGCCGCAACGGAGTCCGGCGTCGACGAGGCGTACACCACGGACCAGGTCGCCGGCGCGGCGCTCGCCACAGAGTCGTTCTACGACTTCCCCATCTTCTACGTCGAGTACTCCGGCACCTACGGCGGGCCCGAGGACGTCGAGGCGGCGGCGAACTATCTAGACGACACCGTACTGTTCTACGGCGGCGGTATCGAGACCCACGAACAGACCGAGGAGATTCTGGACGCCGGCGCCGACGCCGTCGTCGTCGGCGACTGTTTCCACGACGACCCCGAGCAGTTCCTTGAGACCCTCCCCTGA
- a CDS encoding membrane protein: MTSPVAGVLLAGGLAAAHFFAGKLRFLRSVPRSRTLSVAGGVSVAYVFVHLLPEITEHQAELAEHARAMNVPGLAATERALFLVALAGFAVFYGLERLAVKSHAETGTDDVEGKAETETTEPVFWIHIASFAAYNALIGYLLLHREEAGTVSLLLYFTAMALHFVVNDYGLREHHKTAYSHYGRWILSAAVFFGLFAGFLVDVPAVVLSLMLAFLAGGVVLNVIKEELPEKRESRFWAFLAGTASYTVVLLLV, translated from the coding sequence ATGACCTCGCCAGTCGCCGGTGTCCTCCTCGCCGGCGGACTGGCGGCCGCCCACTTCTTCGCCGGGAAGCTCCGGTTTCTCCGGTCTGTTCCCCGTAGTCGGACGCTCTCCGTCGCGGGCGGCGTCTCCGTCGCGTACGTGTTCGTCCACCTGCTCCCCGAGATAACGGAACACCAGGCAGAACTCGCGGAGCACGCCCGGGCGATGAACGTCCCCGGCCTCGCGGCCACCGAGCGAGCGCTCTTCCTGGTCGCTCTCGCGGGGTTCGCCGTCTTCTACGGCCTCGAACGGCTAGCCGTCAAGTCCCACGCGGAGACCGGCACCGACGACGTCGAGGGGAAGGCGGAGACGGAGACGACAGAGCCGGTGTTCTGGATCCACATCGCCTCGTTCGCGGCGTACAACGCGCTCATCGGCTACCTCCTGTTGCACAGAGAGGAAGCGGGCACGGTCAGCCTGCTGCTGTACTTCACGGCGATGGCGCTGCACTTCGTCGTGAACGACTACGGCCTCCGCGAACACCACAAAACAGCGTACTCCCACTACGGCCGGTGGATTCTCTCCGCCGCCGTCTTCTTCGGATTGTTCGCCGGCTTCCTCGTCGACGTCCCGGCGGTCGTGTTGAGCCTCATGCTCGCGTTCCTCGCCGGCGGCGTCGTGCTCAACGTCATCAAGGAGGAACTCCCGGAGAAGCGCGAGAGCCGGTTCTGGGCGTTTCTCGCTGGGACGGCGAGTTACACAGTCGTACTGTTGCTCGTGTGA
- a CDS encoding adhesin gives MTNRTRAKTPPPVSRRDVLLAGSGVLATGLAGCLGGLASGTDPGESGDGPVAVASFFSFYDFGRKIADGTPVTVRNLIPTGLHGHGWEPNASITRDIIEADAFVHVGPEFQPWADRAIQTLKDDDVDTQLINVRENVELVDLAASLDPDEEGVGDGRGKDPHFWLDPTRAKQSVDNITEGFVELAPDHESTFRENAAAYKRDVLDRIDRDYRAIFDAADRDVVQLAAHNAFQYIGARYGVRMRPLVVNLAASGDVKPSDITEAKRVIDENGIEYIGAGVFETRKPAEQLVAETSVEAYYPVTPYAGVREEWVEEDWGYEEIAYNINMPTFEVVLGNKPPEEAGYDGWNEEWRNFE, from the coding sequence ATGACCAACAGGACTCGAGCGAAGACGCCCCCACCCGTCTCGAGGAGGGACGTCCTCCTCGCCGGGTCGGGCGTCCTCGCCACGGGGCTCGCTGGCTGCCTCGGCGGTCTGGCGAGCGGAACCGACCCCGGAGAATCAGGGGACGGGCCCGTCGCCGTCGCATCCTTCTTCAGCTTCTACGACTTCGGCCGGAAGATCGCAGACGGCACGCCGGTCACGGTCCGCAACCTGATTCCGACCGGACTCCACGGGCACGGCTGGGAGCCGAACGCGAGCATCACGAGGGACATCATCGAGGCCGACGCGTTCGTCCACGTCGGGCCGGAGTTCCAGCCCTGGGCCGACAGGGCGATACAGACGCTGAAGGACGACGACGTCGATACGCAACTCATCAACGTCCGCGAGAACGTCGAACTCGTCGACCTCGCCGCCAGTCTCGACCCCGACGAGGAGGGCGTCGGCGACGGCCGCGGGAAGGACCCCCACTTCTGGCTCGACCCCACCCGCGCGAAGCAGTCTGTCGACAACATCACCGAGGGGTTCGTCGAACTCGCGCCGGACCACGAGTCGACGTTCCGGGAGAACGCCGCGGCGTACAAGCGCGACGTTCTCGACCGCATCGACCGCGACTACCGGGCCATCTTCGACGCCGCCGACCGCGACGTCGTCCAGTTGGCCGCGCACAACGCGTTTCAGTACATCGGTGCCAGGTACGGCGTCAGGATGCGTCCGCTCGTCGTGAACCTCGCCGCCAGCGGTGATGTCAAACCCTCCGACATCACCGAGGCCAAGCGCGTCATCGACGAGAACGGCATCGAGTACATCGGCGCCGGCGTCTTCGAGACCCGGAAACCCGCCGAGCAACTCGTCGCCGAGACGTCGGTCGAAGCCTACTACCCCGTCACCCCCTACGCCGGCGTCCGTGAGGAGTGGGTCGAGGAGGACTGGGGGTACGAGGAAATCGCCTACAACATCAACATGCCCACCTTCGAGGTCGTTCTCGGGAACAAACCGCCCGAGGAGGCCGGCTACGACGGGTGGAACGAGGAGTGGAGGAACTTCGAATGA
- a CDS encoding ABC transporter ATP-binding protein, protein MEELRMSSQTGTAQQMAEDAPVVELAGVDFGYTATPVVEDISLQVDAGEYVAMVGPNGSGKSTLMKLMLGLIRPDDGSARLFGEPAHAFQDGSRIGYVAQHASASKEMPITVREVVKMGRFPHVGFGWLSGRDWEIVDRALETVGMSAFANRRVTQLSGGQRQRAFIARALASEADLLVLDEPTVGVDVESVDAFYDLLESLNEDGITILLIEHDLSAVTNHAERVVCLNREIYFDGPTDAFVESDALGRAFGTAATLIGDAA, encoded by the coding sequence GTGGAGGAACTTCGAATGAGTTCCCAGACCGGAACTGCTCAACAGATGGCAGAGGACGCGCCCGTCGTCGAACTGGCTGGCGTCGACTTCGGCTACACCGCGACGCCCGTCGTCGAAGACATCTCTCTGCAGGTGGACGCCGGCGAGTACGTCGCCATGGTCGGGCCGAACGGGTCGGGCAAGTCCACGCTGATGAAGCTAATGCTGGGACTCATCAGACCAGACGACGGCAGCGCTCGCCTGTTCGGCGAACCCGCCCACGCCTTCCAGGACGGGTCGCGCATCGGCTACGTCGCCCAGCACGCCAGCGCCTCCAAGGAGATGCCCATCACCGTCCGCGAGGTCGTGAAGATGGGGCGGTTCCCCCACGTCGGCTTCGGGTGGCTCTCTGGCCGCGACTGGGAAATCGTCGACCGGGCGCTGGAGACGGTCGGGATGTCGGCGTTCGCGAACCGCCGCGTGACGCAGCTATCCGGCGGGCAGCGCCAGCGGGCGTTCATCGCGCGAGCGCTCGCCAGCGAGGCCGACCTCCTCGTCCTCGACGAACCCACCGTCGGGGTCGACGTCGAGTCGGTCGACGCGTTCTACGACCTGCTCGAATCGCTCAACGAGGACGGCATCACGATACTGCTCATCGAGCACGACCTGAGCGCGGTCACGAACCACGCCGAGCGCGTCGTCTGCCTCAACCGCGAGATCTACTTCGACGGACCGACCGACGCGTTCGTCGAGAGCGACGCCCTCGGCCGCGCGTTCGGTACCGCGGCGACACTCATCGGTGATGCTGCATGA
- a CDS encoding ABC transporter permease, with the protein MTDALIVALQLGVLDSVLAPLYWLLSLWSELLFWVAGATGLELLQYRFMHRAILVGLCIGVMAPLIGTFLVHRQLALIGDALAHTAFAGVAVGLFLNAVLDLGVSPYLTAVVVAMIAALLIEFISEVTDAYNDVSMAIVLSTGFALGTVLISINAGGLAVGVNQYLFGNLSTVSAENAVILLVLFGVIVATVTLTRNQLLYVTFDETAAAVSGISVSWYNRVMVMLTALVVVGAMQIMGVILVAAMLVVPVAGASQVSRSFTESLFVSVALAELAVLLGIGFAYYGEATAGGVIVLVAVSIYVLTVVAGKLQSRASEGDAAVGAITADDAESPSD; encoded by the coding sequence ATGACCGACGCCCTAATCGTGGCGTTACAGCTCGGGGTACTGGACTCCGTCCTGGCGCCCCTCTACTGGCTCCTCTCGCTGTGGTCGGAGCTGCTGTTCTGGGTCGCTGGGGCGACCGGCCTCGAACTCCTGCAGTACCGGTTCATGCACCGGGCCATCCTCGTTGGGCTCTGTATCGGCGTGATGGCCCCGCTCATCGGCACGTTCCTCGTCCACCGACAGCTCGCGCTCATCGGCGACGCGCTGGCACACACCGCGTTTGCGGGCGTCGCCGTCGGATTGTTCCTCAACGCAGTGCTCGACCTCGGCGTCTCGCCGTACCTGACGGCCGTGGTCGTCGCGATGATCGCGGCGCTTCTCATCGAGTTCATCTCGGAGGTGACCGACGCCTACAACGACGTCTCGATGGCCATCGTCCTCTCGACGGGGTTCGCGCTCGGGACGGTGCTCATCAGCATCAACGCCGGCGGACTCGCCGTTGGGGTCAACCAGTACCTGTTCGGGAACCTCTCGACCGTCTCCGCGGAGAACGCAGTGATTCTCCTCGTCCTGTTCGGCGTCATCGTCGCGACGGTCACGCTCACGCGCAACCAGTTGCTCTACGTGACCTTCGACGAGACCGCAGCGGCGGTCTCCGGCATCTCGGTCTCGTGGTACAACCGCGTGATGGTGATGCTGACGGCGCTGGTCGTCGTCGGCGCGATGCAGATCATGGGCGTCATCCTGGTCGCGGCGATGCTCGTCGTGCCAGTCGCGGGCGCCTCGCAGGTCTCCCGGAGCTTCACCGAGTCGCTGTTCGTCTCGGTCGCCCTCGCGGAACTCGCCGTCCTCCTCGGCATCGGATTCGCCTACTACGGCGAGGCGACGGCAGGGGGCGTCATCGTCCTCGTCGCCGTCAGCATCTACGTCCTGACTGTCGTCGCCGGTAAGTTACAGTCGCGGGCGAGCGAGGGGGACGCAGCCGTCGGAGCCATCACTGCAGACGATGCCGAATCGCCCTCGGACTGA
- a CDS encoding chorismate mutase, with product MSLDELRAEIEQIDREIVDLIARRTYVAETIAAVKDERDMATTDESQEEAVMERAGQNAEAFDVDPNLVKAVFRLLIELNKAEQRESR from the coding sequence ATGAGCCTGGACGAACTGCGCGCGGAGATCGAACAGATCGACCGCGAGATAGTCGACCTCATCGCGCGACGGACGTACGTCGCCGAGACCATCGCGGCCGTGAAGGACGAACGCGACATGGCGACCACCGACGAGTCCCAGGAGGAGGCCGTCATGGAGCGCGCCGGCCAGAACGCCGAAGCGTTCGACGTCGACCCGAATCTCGTGAAGGCCGTCTTCAGATTGCTCATCGAGTTGAACAAGGCCGAGCAGCGGGAGAGTCGGTAG
- a CDS encoding shikimate kinase (catalyzes the formation of shikimate 3-phosphate from shikimate in aromatic amino acid biosynthesis), giving the protein MDGRAVAPAAGTVLNALATGVGSAFAIDFDVTASVSLDPDASRVTGEVVDHPGADTALVERCVSLVTEEFGDGEGGTVRTETEIPLASGLKSSSAAANATVLATLDALGRAEEVQRVDAARVGVQAARETGVTVTGAFDDASASMLGGLTMTDNEADELLFREEVEWDAVVWTPPRQSFSADADVTRCEHVAPLAEHVADLAARGQYGTAMTVNGLAFCAALDFPAAPIVDALPHADGASLSGTGPSYVAVGERAALKEVKSVWNENPGTVRLTTTRPDGARTT; this is encoded by the coding sequence ATGGACGGCCGTGCAGTCGCACCAGCCGCGGGCACGGTGTTGAACGCGCTAGCGACCGGCGTCGGGAGCGCGTTCGCCATCGACTTCGACGTGACCGCGTCGGTATCCCTCGACCCGGACGCCAGCCGCGTGACCGGTGAGGTCGTCGACCACCCGGGCGCGGACACCGCGCTGGTCGAGCGCTGCGTCTCCCTCGTGACCGAGGAGTTCGGCGACGGCGAGGGCGGCACGGTCAGGACCGAGACGGAGATACCGCTGGCCTCGGGGCTGAAGAGTTCGAGCGCGGCGGCGAACGCGACGGTGCTCGCGACCCTCGACGCGCTCGGCCGCGCCGAGGAGGTCCAGCGCGTCGACGCGGCGCGAGTCGGCGTGCAAGCCGCACGCGAGACAGGCGTGACGGTCACAGGCGCGTTCGACGACGCCAGCGCGAGCATGCTCGGCGGCCTAACGATGACCGACAACGAGGCGGACGAACTGCTGTTCCGCGAAGAGGTGGAGTGGGACGCCGTCGTCTGGACGCCGCCCCGCCAGTCGTTCTCCGCGGATGCCGACGTGACCCGGTGCGAGCACGTCGCGCCGCTGGCCGAGCACGTCGCCGACCTCGCGGCACGCGGCCAGTACGGCACTGCGATGACGGTGAACGGACTGGCGTTCTGTGCGGCCCTCGACTTCCCGGCGGCGCCCATCGTGGACGCGCTCCCCCACGCAGACGGGGCGTCGCTGTCGGGCACGGGGCCGAGCTACGTCGCGGTCGGGGAGCGGGCGGCACTCAAGGAGGTGAAATCTGTATGGAACGAGAACCCGGGGACGGTCCGGCTGACGACGACGCGGCCGGACGGGGCCCGGACGACATGA
- a CDS encoding ABC transporter, whose translation MLEAYNLGKTYDGTTALDGVSVAFGEGLHCVAGPNGSGKTTLMRLFAGLTRPDSGSVSTPDSLGYAFQVPNVYPELTVRENLDVFASLTGASASWRETLVTRLRLGPERDRAATDLSGGFRKKLDLALALLKRPDALILDEPLADLDPATRRRLVAVATEYADDHCVLACTHNLAAFRDEYETLTVLVDGRIRREWTREELTTGPASAYDGLLAELQSQRGNGF comes from the coding sequence ATGCTCGAAGCATACAATCTCGGGAAGACGTACGACGGAACGACCGCCCTCGACGGCGTGAGCGTCGCGTTCGGGGAGGGACTGCACTGCGTCGCTGGCCCAAACGGCTCTGGGAAGACGACCCTGATGCGACTGTTCGCGGGTCTCACCCGCCCGGACTCGGGCAGCGTCTCGACCCCCGACTCGCTGGGTTACGCCTTCCAGGTGCCCAACGTCTACCCCGAACTGACGGTCCGGGAGAACCTCGACGTGTTCGCGTCGCTGACCGGCGCGAGCGCGTCCTGGCGGGAGACGCTGGTCACGCGACTGCGACTCGGACCGGAGCGTGACCGGGCGGCGACCGACCTCTCGGGCGGGTTCCGGAAGAAACTCGACCTCGCGCTCGCGCTCCTGAAGCGCCCCGACGCGCTCATCCTCGACGAACCGCTGGCGGACCTCGACCCAGCCACTCGTCGCCGTCTCGTCGCCGTCGCCACGGAGTACGCCGACGACCACTGCGTCCTCGCGTGCACGCACAACCTCGCGGCGTTCCGCGACGAGTACGAGACGCTGACGGTGCTCGTCGACGGCCGAATCCGGAGAGAGTGGACTCGGGAGGAGTTGACGACCGGCCCCGCCAGCGCGTACGACGGACTGTTGGCAGAGCTACAATCTCAGCGGGGCAACGGTTTTTAG
- a CDS encoding ABC transporter, with amino-acid sequence MDFSSLLGKELTWGRHKILALFAILVVLPAVFAYATFGFQHVLPTDTPIAIAPQTAAVTEDDLNIATAAVTVFSDPQTFTTQSSAMHALAREQVYAVVTVPPNLTDGSLGTAQFGVYVDGSVVPYLTPAQAIENIVAYGLDGTLPREVEVTRHVVGTEYSLSSYLVPTFVLTLVALVALVYFPYTFDSEAAVLDRLRVETSLHAVVASKLAFFAALLIVPLAVFDLMSIYMGAGVQVLGVGTVVVTLLTFLLLALTAATVMLLVGFGAWGRIVNLLVLLFVLGFSGFAYPVGFFSPARRWLVRHVPTHYAAISTRGFVLRDDPIGLYADWLLGLAAAVVVAALAFAGAVELYERRA; translated from the coding sequence ATGGATTTCTCGTCCCTGCTCGGCAAGGAGCTGACGTGGGGGCGGCACAAGATTCTCGCGCTGTTCGCTATCCTCGTGGTGCTCCCTGCGGTGTTCGCGTACGCGACCTTCGGCTTCCAGCACGTGCTCCCGACGGACACGCCGATAGCTATCGCGCCCCAGACCGCCGCAGTGACCGAGGACGACCTCAACATCGCGACGGCGGCGGTGACCGTCTTCAGCGACCCGCAAACGTTCACGACGCAGTCGTCGGCGATGCACGCACTCGCCCGCGAGCAGGTGTATGCCGTCGTTACGGTGCCGCCGAACCTCACGGACGGGTCGCTCGGCACCGCGCAGTTCGGGGTGTACGTCGACGGGAGCGTCGTCCCGTACCTCACCCCCGCCCAGGCCATCGAGAACATCGTCGCCTACGGCCTCGACGGGACCCTCCCGCGGGAGGTGGAGGTGACGAGACACGTCGTCGGGACGGAGTACTCGCTGTCGTCGTACCTTGTGCCGACGTTCGTACTCACGCTCGTCGCGCTCGTGGCGCTGGTCTACTTCCCGTACACGTTCGACTCCGAGGCCGCGGTTCTCGACCGCCTGCGCGTGGAGACGTCGCTGCACGCCGTGGTCGCGAGCAAACTCGCGTTCTTCGCCGCGCTGCTGATCGTCCCGCTGGCGGTGTTCGACCTGATGAGCATCTACATGGGCGCCGGCGTCCAGGTCCTCGGCGTCGGCACCGTCGTCGTCACACTGCTGACCTTCCTGTTGCTCGCGCTGACAGCGGCGACGGTGATGTTGCTCGTCGGCTTCGGGGCCTGGGGGCGCATCGTGAACCTCCTCGTCCTGCTGTTCGTGCTCGGCTTCTCGGGGTTCGCGTACCCGGTGGGGTTCTTCTCGCCGGCGCGGCGGTGGCTGGTCCGCCACGTCCCGACGCACTACGCGGCCATCTCGACCAGGGGGTTCGTGTTGCGTGACGACCCCATCGGCCTGTACGCCGACTGGCTGCTCGGTCTCGCTGCCGCCGTCGTGGTCGCGGCGCTGGCGTTCGCTGGCGCGGTTGAACTGTACGAACGGAGGGCCTGA
- a CDS encoding GCN5 family acetyltransferase, whose translation MPTVRDLTPDDAPALTALYEEYEWWADRTVPTVREALTETEVAVGIEADGELVAAARVLTDYQYYANLYDLIVAADHRDDGHGETLMEAVVNHPDLQSAPGVSLLCRDGLVPFYESVGFEVFGPEFEVPEGGTEELVRMTYAFD comes from the coding sequence ATGCCGACCGTCCGCGACCTCACACCCGACGACGCCCCGGCGCTGACTGCGCTCTACGAGGAGTACGAGTGGTGGGCGGACAGGACCGTACCGACCGTCCGTGAGGCGCTCACGGAGACCGAGGTAGCCGTCGGGATCGAAGCCGACGGTGAACTGGTCGCCGCCGCCCGCGTCCTCACCGACTACCAGTACTACGCGAACCTCTACGATCTCATCGTCGCCGCGGACCACCGCGACGACGGCCACGGCGAGACGCTGATGGAGGCAGTCGTGAACCACCCCGACCTCCAGTCCGCTCCGGGCGTCTCTCTGCTCTGCCGGGACGGCCTCGTCCCGTTCTACGAGTCCGTCGGCTTCGAGGTGTTCGGCCCGGAGTTCGAGGTGCCGGAGGGCGGTACCGAGGAACTCGTGCGGATGACCTACGCGTTCGACTGA